One part of the Lycium ferocissimum isolate CSIRO_LF1 chromosome 8, AGI_CSIRO_Lferr_CH_V1, whole genome shotgun sequence genome encodes these proteins:
- the LOC132068618 gene encoding serine carboxypeptidase-like 48 isoform X3, which translates to MFYFFFESRSNKNDPVVIWLTGGPGCSSELALFYENGPFQISANMSLVWNDFGWDKVSNLIYVDQPTGTGFSYTSDDRDIRRNETDISNDLYDFIQAFFNAHPEYVNNDFYISGESYAGHYIPVFASRVHQGNKNKEGIYINLKGFAIGNGMTNPEIQFKAYTDYALDMKLINQTDYDDISKLYPKCQQQIKSCGNSFVPLGNGGEDVCLHAFQDCFNIFSSIMDIVGDKNYYDIRKTCKGDLCYDFSRMETYLNYDRVKHALGVGDDIEFVSCSSRVKQALGTDMMKSFEVGIPSLLEDGINLLIYAGEYDLMCNWLGNSNWVHAMKWSGQRDFGGAPSISFTVDGEEKGVQKKHGPLTFLKVHDAGHMVPMDQPKAALEMLQRWTQGKLSL; encoded by the exons atgttctattttttctttgaatCCAGGAGCAACAAGAATGATCCAGTTGTGATATGGCTAACAGGAGGGCCAGGATGTAGCAGTGAATTGGCGTTGTTTTATGAAAATGGACCTTTTCAAATATCAGCCAATATGTCTCTTGTTTGGAATGATTTTGGCTGGGACAAG GTATCGAACCTTATATATGTTGATCAACCAACAGGAACTGGTTTTAGTTATACTTCTGATGATCGTGATATTCGTCGCAATGAAACAGATATAAGCAATGACCTTTATGACTTCATCCAG GCCTTCTTTAACGCGCATCCAGAGTATGTAAATAATGATTTCTACATTTCTGGAGAATCATATGCTGGCCATTATATTCCAGTATTTGCTTCTCGTGTTCACCaaggaaacaaaaataaagaaggaatTTACATTAACCTtaag GGATTTGCCATTGGCAATGGAATGACTAATCCTGAAATCCAGTTCAAAGCGTACACTGACTATGCTTTGGATATGAAATTGATCAATCAAACTGATTACGATGACATAAGCAAATTATATCCGAAATGTCAACAGCAAATTAAGTCTTGCGGTAATTCTTTTGTTCCACTTg GAAATGGTGGTGAAGATGTTTGCTTGCATGCATTTCAAGATTGCTTTAACATCTTCAGCAGTATAATGGACATTGTGGGCGACAAAAAT TATTATGATATCCGGAAGACTTGCAAAGGTGACCTTTGTTATGACTTCTCGAGAATGGAAACTTACCTCAACTATGACCGAGTTAAGCATGCCCTTGGTGTTGGTGACGACATTGAATTTGTTTCATGTAGTAGTAGAGTTAAACAGGCGTTGGGGACGGATATgatgaagagttttgaagttGGTATTCCTTCCCTTCTTGAGGATGGTATCAATCTACTCATTTACGCTGGAGAGTATGACCTTATGTGCAACTGGCTCG GGAACTCAAATTGGGTGCATGCAATGAAATGGTCTGGGCAGAGAGACTTTGGTGGTGCACCATCCATTTCTTTTACAGTAGATGGTGAGGAGAAAGGAGTTCAAAAAAAGCATGGACCTTTGACTTTCCTCAAGGTCCATGATGCAGGTCATATGGTTCCAATGGACCAACCTAAGGCAGCACTTGAAATGCTTCAAAGGTGGACACAAGGCAAATTGTCCTTGTAA